The following coding sequences are from one Salinicoccus sp. Bachu38 window:
- a CDS encoding aldehyde dehydrogenase family protein has protein sequence MNYMELLDKEIAKDKEFNLDTYPYEYFGDLNTFQIYDFDKESLTEVVQRSQKAFERFRRHSSYDRTDILLKAAGLLETHSDTMAEIISLEAKKPIKAARQEVSRCVQTLKLSGIEASKLEGESINLDVAPNGSNREAFTKYEPLGIVYAMTPFNFPLNLALHKIGPAIAVGNSVIIKPSEKTPFSSFFIRYIFEESGLPEDVLQIVTGDGERVTDHLLEFDEIKKLSFTGSARVGKIIKSKVGLRELTLELGSTSPVYITKDIDDFEGIAKKVVNGAFSYNGQVCISTQKAYIDEAIYDEFISHLKTQTEALKYGDVLDEATDFSDLIDGQSQERIAEWLEEAVQDGAEIITGGERINGSVTPAIVANTSDDMKICTNEIFGPVLVVEKAASTMEMSEKLNASEFGLNVGVFTNDLKRALKLGNALDYGQVLINDVPTLRFDHMPYNGRKNSGYGTEGIKYAIREMAKLKMISLNYE, from the coding sequence ATGAATTATATGGAACTGCTGGATAAGGAAATCGCGAAGGATAAGGAATTCAACCTGGATACTTATCCATACGAATATTTTGGTGATTTGAACACATTTCAAATCTACGACTTTGATAAGGAAAGCCTGACTGAAGTAGTCCAACGTTCCCAGAAAGCTTTTGAACGGTTCAGGCGTCACAGCAGCTACGACCGTACGGACATCCTTTTGAAGGCTGCTGGGCTGCTGGAAACCCATTCAGATACGATGGCAGAAATCATAAGTCTGGAAGCCAAAAAGCCGATCAAGGCTGCAAGGCAGGAAGTGAGCAGATGTGTGCAGACCTTGAAGCTTTCAGGAATCGAAGCGTCAAAGCTCGAAGGGGAATCCATCAACCTAGATGTTGCCCCGAATGGCTCTAATAGGGAGGCATTTACGAAGTACGAACCGCTTGGCATCGTGTATGCCATGACGCCATTCAATTTCCCTCTGAACCTGGCGCTTCATAAAATTGGTCCGGCAATTGCGGTGGGCAATTCGGTGATCATAAAGCCCTCTGAGAAGACACCTTTCTCCTCCTTCTTCATCAGGTATATTTTTGAAGAAAGCGGTCTGCCGGAAGATGTGCTCCAAATAGTCACCGGAGATGGAGAGAGGGTCACCGATCATTTGCTTGAATTTGATGAAATCAAGAAACTTTCGTTTACGGGCAGTGCCAGAGTAGGAAAGATCATCAAATCCAAAGTGGGGCTGAGAGAACTCACTCTGGAGCTGGGGAGCACATCACCCGTCTACATCACCAAAGACATCGATGATTTCGAGGGGATAGCAAAGAAGGTCGTGAATGGTGCATTTTCATATAATGGACAGGTGTGCATAAGTACCCAGAAGGCCTATATCGATGAGGCAATCTATGATGAGTTCATCTCGCACTTGAAGACGCAGACTGAAGCTCTGAAGTATGGTGATGTGCTCGATGAAGCGACGGACTTCTCGGATCTCATTGATGGACAGAGCCAGGAGAGGATAGCCGAATGGCTGGAGGAAGCGGTACAGGATGGTGCTGAAATCATCACTGGCGGCGAGAGGATCAATGGCAGTGTGACGCCTGCCATCGTGGCAAATACATCTGATGATATGAAAATATGCACAAATGAAATATTCGGTCCGGTTCTTGTAGTGGAAAAGGCAGCATCGACGATGGAAATGTCCGAGAAACTGAATGCCTCTGAATTCGGTCTGAATGTGGGTGTCTTCACGAATGATCTGAAGAGAGCCCTGAAGCTTGGCAATGCGCTTGATTATGGCCAGGTCCTTATAAACGATGTCCCTACATTGCGCTTTGACCATATGCCATACAACGGCAGGAAAAACTCGGGATATGGCACTGAAGGCATCAAATATGCCATCAGGGAGATGGCGAAATTGAAAATGATCAGCCTGAACTATGAATGA
- a CDS encoding LacI family DNA-binding transcriptional regulator, translating into MVSSKDIAKKAGVSQSTVSRVINNPASVRKEKREAVERVMKELNYRPDSVARSLISNKTNQISLISGTLNNPFFVETTKKIINYAYLKGFNVNVYFEEDFPKDDLYNTVFSQRTEGIILSSMYFNSPHFDDLVNLDVPYIMFNRKHEKGGNFVELDNYQAGEMAAKYLIEKGHTSIHWFGGELEKSTFRGRYDGFCDSMKQHDVEVPASNVSITPQNPVAIEQELNEVLSKKERPTAIFAATDMIAMKIMDVLQRKGFSIPDDIALIGIDNTELSQHSSFDITSIGLEQGRNLGEIAIRHLIEQIEGRNDSLIQETYSCQLYERGTV; encoded by the coding sequence ATGGTATCTTCCAAAGATATTGCAAAAAAAGCGGGGGTCTCCCAGTCTACGGTTTCACGGGTGATTAATAATCCCGCATCAGTCAGGAAAGAAAAACGGGAAGCTGTGGAAAGGGTGATGAAGGAGCTGAACTACAGGCCTGATTCTGTAGCCAGGTCGCTGATCAGCAACAAGACCAATCAGATTTCCTTGATTTCAGGCACCCTGAACAACCCATTCTTTGTCGAGACGACAAAGAAGATCATCAACTATGCATATTTGAAAGGCTTTAATGTAAATGTCTATTTCGAAGAGGACTTTCCGAAAGATGATCTCTATAACACTGTGTTCTCCCAAAGGACGGAAGGCATCATACTTTCCTCCATGTACTTCAACAGTCCCCATTTTGACGACCTTGTCAATCTTGATGTCCCTTACATAATGTTCAACCGCAAGCACGAAAAGGGGGGTAATTTTGTTGAATTGGACAATTACCAGGCAGGAGAAATGGCTGCCAAGTATCTGATTGAAAAGGGCCACACCAGTATTCATTGGTTCGGGGGAGAGTTGGAAAAATCGACCTTTCGCGGAAGGTATGATGGTTTCTGTGATTCGATGAAACAGCATGATGTGGAAGTGCCGGCATCCAATGTTTCCATCACGCCTCAGAATCCGGTGGCGATAGAACAGGAGCTGAACGAAGTGCTGTCGAAAAAGGAGCGGCCCACAGCAATATTTGCTGCGACAGATATGATTGCCATGAAAATCATGGATGTGCTTCAAAGAAAGGGTTTTTCCATCCCTGATGATATTGCTCTGATAGGGATAGATAATACTGAGCTGAGCCAGCATAGTTCGTTTGACATCACTTCGATAGGTTTGGAGCAGGGAAGGAATCTGGGAGAAATCGCCATAAGACATCTGATAGAACAGATTGAGGGTCGAAATGACAGTCTGATACAGGAGACTTACTCATGCCAGTTATATGAAAGGGGCACGGTATAG
- a CDS encoding SDR family NAD(P)-dependent oxidoreductase encodes MEYFKDLAGQKVLVTGGSKGLGRDIAMRFAECGATVTITGRNEKDLSETTKELQDMTTDCSYIVADMQDVQSVYEMVDEAESRMKGIDVLVNNAGVNILQDAFDVTEEDWDKVLDTNLKGVFFCSQRAGRYMAEQGRGRVINIVSQMAFVGYIKRAAYSSSKGGAVQLTKALAIEWADKNIKVNAVAPTFVKTALTEKFLEDEDFYRDVLSRIPLGKIAEPSDVSGAVLFLASDMANFITGETIKVDGGWTAI; translated from the coding sequence ATGGAATACTTTAAAGATCTGGCGGGTCAGAAAGTTCTTGTGACTGGCGGAAGCAAGGGTTTGGGCAGAGACATTGCGATGCGTTTTGCAGAGTGTGGTGCCACGGTAACCATTACGGGAAGAAATGAAAAGGATCTTTCCGAGACCACGAAGGAACTTCAGGACATGACAACGGATTGCTCATACATCGTTGCCGATATGCAGGACGTTCAAAGTGTATATGAAATGGTGGACGAAGCTGAATCCAGGATGAAGGGCATTGATGTTCTGGTAAACAACGCAGGTGTCAATATTTTGCAGGATGCATTCGATGTAACCGAGGAGGACTGGGACAAAGTGCTGGATACGAACTTGAAAGGAGTGTTCTTCTGTTCCCAGCGTGCCGGCAGATATATGGCTGAGCAAGGCAGGGGGAGGGTGATCAATATCGTATCCCAGATGGCTTTCGTAGGATATATAAAGCGTGCTGCCTATTCCTCAAGTAAAGGAGGAGCGGTCCAACTGACGAAAGCGTTGGCAATTGAATGGGCGGATAAGAATATCAAAGTGAATGCAGTGGCGCCGACTTTCGTCAAAACGGCTTTGACAGAGAAGTTCCTGGAGGACGAGGATTTTTATCGGGATGTGCTGAGCAGAATACCACTGGGCAAAATCGCCGAGCCATCGGATGTTTCTGGTGCCGTGCTATTCCTGGCTTCAGATATGGCCAACTTCATCACAGGAGAGACAATAAAAGTGGATGGTGGATGGACTGCCATATAA
- the hisD gene encoding histidinol dehydrogenase: MATYLKKGKMPEEIKESDDKVSKIVQSTIKDIEDEGDKAVRRLSEQFDDWSPENFQLSQSQIEDIIAEIPEQTKKDIEFAQNNIRQFAEEQLKSMKDIEVETMPGVILGHKNIPVNSVGCYIPGGRYPMVASAHMSVLTAKVAGVKRVIACTPPINGEIPAATVYAMHKAGADEIYILGGIQAMAGMAVGTESIDSVDMIVGPGNAFVAEAKRQLYGRVGIDLFAGPTETLVVADETSEPEMIATDLLGQGEHGPTSPGALITTSKEIAEETVKEIERQLKVLPTADVASVSWEDYGQIILVENEQEALEEADRLAFEHVEILTKNPDFFLENMTNYGCLFLGPETNVAYGDKVIGTNHTLPTKGAAKYTGGLWVGKFLKTVTYQKITSEEQSAYIGEYAARLCQLENFAGHAEQALLRVRKYGDKE; the protein is encoded by the coding sequence ATGGCAACATATTTGAAAAAAGGCAAGATGCCCGAGGAAATAAAGGAGAGTGACGATAAGGTTTCCAAGATTGTCCAATCTACGATAAAGGATATCGAAGACGAAGGGGACAAGGCAGTTCGCAGGCTCTCAGAGCAGTTTGATGACTGGAGCCCCGAAAATTTCCAGCTGAGCCAGTCACAGATAGAGGATATAATTGCAGAAATTCCCGAACAGACCAAAAAGGACATTGAGTTTGCACAGAACAACATAAGACAGTTTGCTGAAGAGCAACTGAAATCCATGAAGGATATCGAAGTCGAAACAATGCCCGGCGTAATACTTGGACACAAGAACATACCCGTGAACAGTGTCGGCTGCTACATTCCCGGCGGGCGCTATCCGATGGTCGCTTCAGCCCACATGAGTGTGCTTACCGCCAAAGTCGCAGGCGTCAAAAGAGTGATTGCATGCACACCTCCGATCAATGGGGAGATTCCTGCTGCCACCGTATACGCCATGCACAAGGCAGGAGCGGATGAAATCTACATCCTTGGCGGCATCCAGGCCATGGCGGGAATGGCTGTAGGGACGGAAAGTATTGATTCTGTCGACATGATAGTCGGTCCAGGGAATGCATTTGTTGCAGAAGCAAAACGGCAGCTCTACGGACGCGTAGGCATCGATCTGTTTGCAGGTCCGACTGAAACACTTGTTGTCGCTGATGAAACCAGTGAACCTGAAATGATTGCAACCGACCTTCTGGGCCAAGGTGAACACGGCCCCACCTCCCCTGGCGCACTGATCACCACTTCCAAGGAAATTGCAGAGGAAACGGTAAAAGAGATCGAACGACAGCTGAAAGTCCTCCCGACTGCTGATGTGGCCAGTGTATCCTGGGAAGACTACGGACAGATTATATTGGTCGAAAATGAGCAGGAGGCACTGGAAGAAGCAGACAGGCTGGCATTCGAGCATGTTGAAATCCTGACCAAAAACCCGGACTTCTTCCTGGAAAACATGACAAACTACGGTTGTCTCTTCCTCGGACCTGAAACCAATGTTGCATATGGTGACAAAGTCATCGGAACCAACCACACTCTGCCTACAAAAGGTGCAGCAAAGTATACAGGCGGCCTGTGGGTCGGCAAGTTCCTCAAGACCGTCACATATCAGAAGATCACATCCGAAGAACAGAGTGCCTACATTGGAGAATATGCAGCCAGACTATGCCAGCTCGAGAACTTCGCCGGCCATGCAGAACAGGCATTGCTTAGGGTTAGAAAGTATGGGGATAAAGAGTAG
- a CDS encoding SDR family NAD(P)-dependent oxidoreductase, with the protein MKGLDGKVAVVTGGASGIGYSIVEQLLEHNVKVAIGDLNEEKLKEIEGKYPEKVIGVVADVTSEPDVKNLVDTAVEKFGKLNYGFNVAGLSKSGLIMEQDYADWKTTVDIVLNGIFLSTKHEANAMKEHGGAIVNISSLNAHVPMFYGAAYASAKAGVEMFTKNAALEFAEHKIRVNAVLPGLVRTPLTGGFFENEALHEAFMERIPEKRAAEPAEIAAPSLFLISDDASYINGTSLVVDGAWEVTGYPDLSKHM; encoded by the coding sequence ATGAAAGGTCTGGATGGTAAAGTCGCAGTGGTCACCGGTGGTGCTTCAGGAATTGGATATTCAATCGTTGAACAGTTATTGGAACACAACGTTAAAGTGGCTATTGGCGATCTGAATGAAGAAAAGCTCAAAGAAATTGAAGGAAAATACCCTGAAAAGGTAATCGGGGTTGTAGCAGATGTTACTTCAGAACCCGATGTCAAAAACCTTGTGGACACTGCAGTAGAAAAGTTTGGTAAGTTGAACTATGGATTCAATGTAGCCGGGTTAAGCAAATCAGGTCTCATCATGGAGCAGGATTACGCAGACTGGAAAACAACAGTGGATATCGTACTCAATGGCATTTTCCTTTCTACGAAGCATGAAGCCAACGCCATGAAGGAACACGGGGGCGCCATCGTAAACATCTCTTCCCTGAATGCGCACGTACCCATGTTCTATGGTGCTGCATACGCCTCTGCCAAAGCCGGTGTCGAAATGTTTACTAAAAACGCAGCACTGGAATTTGCGGAACATAAAATAAGAGTGAACGCCGTTCTGCCCGGACTTGTCAGAACACCCCTTACTGGAGGATTCTTTGAAAATGAAGCGCTTCATGAGGCTTTCATGGAAAGAATCCCCGAAAAGAGAGCCGCAGAACCGGCAGAAATCGCTGCACCGTCACTCTTCCTCATTTCAGACGATGCCTCCTATATAAATGGGACGAGCCTTGTCGTCGATGGCGCTTGGGAAGTTACAGGATACCCGGACTTGAGCAAACATATGTAG
- a CDS encoding amino acid ABC transporter permease, translating into MFDIMTVFESFIEILKVVPKTLFLALIILVLSFTLGAMITYIQSLNIPVVKQVIGVLQSFLRGTPNVVLLYLVYYSLPLVLAWFLGLFNVTFDPTSLNSTAIVIVTFSICYSVFQSEIIRGALHSLDKDQIEAAQSLGYSTTQVLRKVIIPQVMVEALPDTMNAFLIIIKALSLAFLVTVVDIFAQARLVGAQSFSYLEAFVAAAFVYWGICVLLTYVIDKLENRMRRGYA; encoded by the coding sequence GTGTTTGATATCATGACCGTTTTCGAAAGCTTCATCGAAATCCTCAAAGTCGTTCCGAAGACACTGTTCCTGGCGCTCATCATCCTTGTCCTTTCATTCACGCTCGGCGCAATGATTACCTACATCCAGAGTTTGAACATACCGGTGGTCAAACAGGTCATCGGCGTCCTGCAGTCATTCCTTAGAGGTACACCGAATGTCGTGCTCCTCTACCTGGTCTATTATTCATTGCCGCTCGTGCTCGCATGGTTCCTGGGACTCTTCAATGTCACGTTCGACCCGACGAGCCTGAATTCCACGGCCATCGTCATCGTGACATTCAGCATCTGCTATTCCGTCTTCCAGTCCGAGATCATCAGGGGTGCCCTGCATTCACTGGATAAGGACCAGATAGAAGCGGCACAGTCGCTCGGCTACAGCACCACCCAGGTATTGAGAAAAGTCATCATCCCGCAGGTCATGGTGGAGGCACTGCCCGATACGATGAATGCATTCCTGATCATCATCAAGGCACTGTCACTCGCCTTCCTCGTGACCGTCGTGGACATCTTCGCCCAGGCAAGGCTCGTCGGTGCGCAGAGCTTCAGTTATTTGGAAGCATTCGTCGCCGCAGCGTTTGTATATTGGGGCATATGTGTACTGCTTACGTACGTCATCGATAAGCTGGAGAACAGGATGAGAAGAGGATATGCGTAG
- a CDS encoding amino acid ABC transporter permease gives MDIQYMIEIFPQFLSVIPITILIVVLSAVFGLLLSIPVAAIRIRKIPVLSQLMGAYISFTRSTPILLQLFLFFFGLPVLLQLIGFDITNIGAITAAVACLIFFNGAYMSEVLRPAYLAIDKGQHEAAESLGYTPFQKMKRVVIPQMAPIALPGLGNAMIHLIHDSSLVFAIGVVDIMGMATIMSGDTFGMKQVEVFLTVALIYWGISMVSEQIIRLLERRKKRVLRKTGYELKEEEAGYSV, from the coding sequence ATGGATATCCAATATATGATAGAAATATTTCCACAGTTCTTATCTGTGATTCCCATAACGATTCTGATTGTCGTACTCTCCGCTGTATTCGGCCTGCTGCTCAGCATTCCGGTTGCTGCGATACGGATCAGGAAGATACCTGTTCTCAGCCAGCTGATGGGGGCATATATATCCTTCACCCGGAGCACACCGATACTGCTGCAGCTGTTCCTGTTCTTCTTCGGCCTGCCGGTGCTGCTGCAGCTGATCGGGTTCGATATAACGAACATCGGCGCCATCACCGCCGCAGTGGCCTGCCTAATCTTCTTCAATGGTGCATATATGTCGGAAGTGTTGAGGCCGGCATATCTGGCAATCGATAAAGGCCAGCACGAAGCGGCGGAGAGCCTCGGCTATACGCCGTTCCAGAAGATGAAAAGGGTAGTCATCCCGCAGATGGCACCAATCGCGCTGCCGGGTCTCGGCAATGCGATGATCCACCTCATCCATGACAGTTCCCTCGTCTTCGCCATCGGTGTCGTGGACATCATGGGCATGGCGACGATCATGAGCGGGGATACATTCGGCATGAAGCAGGTAGAAGTGTTCCTGACAGTGGCGCTCATCTATTGGGGCATCTCAATGGTCTCCGAGCAGATCATCAGACTGCTTGAGCGCAGGAAGAAACGGGTGCTCAGAAAGACAGGCTACGAGCTGAAGGAAGAGGAGGCGGGCTACAGTGTTTGA
- a CDS encoding transporter substrate-binding domain-containing protein, with amino-acid sequence MRKLLLLVSFTAVLLVLAACGGEEENAAGSEEGEGVRTVEVAVSSSSRPLSYVGDDGELTGYEVELLRAVDEKLEDYEFNIEGASDSAGEIGLDTGQYDLLAQGLILSEEREESYLIPDESNGPSLMKIFATGDQEGEIESLDDLPGKNVVPVTPTGGVYNLLNSYNEEHPDNQIEFETSDGGIPTSDRLQEVNDGVYDAFVNPSNLGQQEIIEEADLDIHVTEPVEINPTYFLIHDSEENAELRDKVSEALAELKEEGVVSELSNEFYGEDILQYEE; translated from the coding sequence ATGAGAAAATTACTACTATTGGTTTCATTCACAGCAGTACTATTGGTATTGGCGGCATGTGGCGGCGAAGAAGAGAATGCAGCGGGTTCTGAAGAAGGCGAAGGGGTCAGAACAGTGGAAGTCGCTGTGTCTTCATCCTCCCGTCCGTTGAGTTATGTCGGTGACGACGGAGAACTGACAGGCTACGAGGTCGAACTGTTGCGTGCCGTAGACGAAAAGCTTGAGGACTATGAGTTCAACATTGAAGGCGCCAGCGACAGTGCGGGCGAAATCGGTCTTGATACGGGTCAATATGACCTGCTTGCCCAGGGACTGATTCTTTCCGAGGAGAGGGAAGAAAGCTACCTGATTCCGGACGAAAGCAATGGTCCGAGCCTGATGAAGATCTTTGCGACAGGAGACCAGGAAGGTGAAATCGAAAGCCTCGATGACCTGCCTGGAAAAAATGTAGTGCCGGTTACACCGACAGGTGGTGTCTACAACCTGCTGAACAGCTACAATGAAGAGCATCCGGACAATCAGATCGAGTTCGAAACTTCAGACGGCGGAATTCCGACTTCAGACCGTCTGCAGGAAGTGAACGATGGGGTGTATGACGCGTTCGTAAATCCATCAAATCTGGGTCAGCAGGAGATCATAGAAGAAGCGGATCTCGACATCCATGTGACGGAACCGGTGGAAATCAATCCGACATACTTCCTGATCCATGATTCCGAAGAGAATGCTGAACTTCGTGACAAGGTCAGCGAAGCGCTGGCTGAACTGAAAGAAGAAGGCGTCGTGTCCGAACTGTCCAACGAATTCTACGGGGAAGACATCCTGCAGTACGAAGAGTAG
- a CDS encoding amino acid ABC transporter ATP-binding protein, with protein MLNIENLNLSFGEHKVLDDISLEVKKGEVITFIGPSGTGKTSLLRCINLLEKPESGRITLGGLTYDFGAITKKETLNLRRKTAMVFQQYNLFKNKTVLENVMDAQIVVQKKSKKAAHDKSMKELARVGLDGKADAYPHQLSGGQQQRVSIARALAVEPEVILFDEPTSALDPELVGEVLKAIGEVANSGMTIILVTHEMSFAKDISDRVIFMDKGRVAEEGPPEQIFNHSESARTQQFLRKFYTTTH; from the coding sequence GTGCTGAATATAGAGAATCTGAATCTGTCTTTTGGGGAACACAAGGTGCTGGATGATATCAGCCTCGAAGTCAAAAAGGGCGAGGTAATCACATTCATCGGACCGAGCGGTACGGGGAAGACGAGTCTGCTCAGGTGCATCAACCTGCTGGAGAAGCCGGAGAGCGGCCGCATCACCCTGGGGGGTCTTACGTATGATTTCGGTGCGATAACGAAGAAGGAGACGCTCAACCTCAGACGGAAGACGGCGATGGTCTTCCAGCAGTATAACCTGTTCAAGAACAAGACGGTGCTGGAGAATGTCATGGATGCCCAGATTGTGGTTCAGAAGAAGTCGAAGAAGGCGGCGCATGACAAGAGCATGAAGGAGCTCGCGCGGGTCGGCCTCGACGGGAAGGCGGATGCGTATCCGCATCAGCTCTCGGGTGGCCAGCAGCAGCGGGTGAGCATCGCAAGGGCTCTGGCTGTGGAACCGGAAGTGATCCTTTTTGATGAGCCGACTTCGGCACTCGATCCTGAGCTGGTCGGCGAGGTATTGAAGGCGATTGGTGAAGTCGCGAATTCGGGCATGACGATCATCCTTGTGACCCATGAGATGTCATTCGCCAAAGACATATCCGACCGTGTCATCTTCATGGACAAGGGCAGGGTGGCTGAAGAAGGGCCGCCGGAGCAGATATTCAACCATTCTGAAAGTGCGCGGACCCAGCAGTTTTTACGCAAGTTCTATACAACAACCCATTAA
- a CDS encoding acyl-CoA dehydrogenase family protein has translation METLQDLEMNERFHLIEETAKKFKETSQEHDENVTFPFENFEALKKIGYPQLSVPAEYGGGGISLHELMKHQEIIAKYDGATALSIGWHMGIIMDLGEKKAWDDAKYKKVVADVIENGALINNLATEPATGSPTRGGRPETTARKEGDGWILNGRKTFATLSPILKYGVVSASIEGSDDVANFVVDSTLKGVRIDETWNSVAMRASGSHDFIMENVRVQEEDLVSYRTLGKKDPAGWLLHIPACYLGIARAAQDSALEFATTYSPNSIKGTISELPNVQEKLGRIEMLLMESEHFLYSVARQWDESDEAKRGRMGSELGAVKTSIVNKAVEAVDLSMRVVGAKSLSADNEMQRYYRNVRAGLHNPPMDDMVIIGLAKSSIGRVESAKKQEQQI, from the coding sequence TTGGAAACATTACAGGACCTTGAAATGAATGAACGCTTCCATTTAATAGAAGAAACAGCCAAGAAATTCAAAGAGACTTCACAGGAACACGATGAGAACGTCACCTTCCCCTTCGAGAATTTCGAAGCGCTGAAGAAGATCGGCTACCCGCAGCTGTCCGTACCCGCAGAATACGGCGGAGGCGGCATCTCACTGCACGAACTGATGAAGCACCAGGAGATCATCGCGAAATATGACGGTGCCACCGCCCTATCCATCGGGTGGCATATGGGCATCATCATGGACCTTGGAGAGAAGAAGGCTTGGGATGACGCAAAGTATAAGAAGGTCGTCGCAGATGTGATCGAGAACGGTGCACTCATCAACAACTTGGCCACAGAACCGGCAACCGGCAGCCCGACACGCGGCGGCAGACCCGAAACCACCGCGAGGAAAGAGGGTGACGGATGGATTCTGAACGGCAGGAAGACATTCGCCACACTGTCACCGATATTGAAGTACGGTGTCGTCAGCGCCTCAATCGAAGGCAGTGACGATGTCGCCAACTTCGTCGTCGACAGCACGCTCAAGGGCGTCCGCATCGATGAGACATGGAACTCCGTCGCCATGCGCGCAAGCGGCAGCCACGACTTCATCATGGAGAATGTGCGCGTACAGGAAGAAGACCTCGTCTCCTACCGCACACTTGGCAAGAAGGATCCCGCCGGATGGCTGCTGCACATCCCGGCGTGCTACCTCGGCATTGCACGCGCCGCGCAGGATTCGGCATTGGAATTTGCGACCACCTACTCCCCGAACAGCATCAAAGGCACCATTTCAGAGCTGCCGAATGTCCAGGAGAAGCTCGGACGCATCGAGATGCTGCTGATGGAATCGGAGCATTTCCTCTATTCCGTTGCCAGGCAGTGGGATGAAAGCGATGAAGCGAAAAGAGGTAGGATGGGCAGCGAACTCGGTGCCGTCAAGACCTCCATCGTCAACAAGGCCGTCGAAGCCGTTGACCTCTCCATGCGCGTCGTCGGAGCAAAGAGCCTGTCTGCAGACAACGAGATGCAACGGTACTACAGGAATGTCCGTGCCGGCCTCCACAACCCGCCGATGGATGACATGGTCATCATCGGACTCGCAAAGAGTTCGATCGGCAGAGTGGAAAGCGCGAAAAAGCAGGAGCAGCAGATATAG